The Faecalibacterium prausnitzii genome includes a window with the following:
- a CDS encoding response regulator transcription factor has protein sequence MVKVLVVEDEASIREMIALNLRRAGMEAVEADSAEAALPLLEQRPGCDAAILDVMLPGMNGFSLCETIRRTDQKIGIIILSAKGQEQDKIRGLSIGADDYMTKPFSVSELLARVEALCRRVNRSTGGENGKEAAPAALVSGDFVLDENRRVLLKAGRPIELTQVEFQIMELFFHNPGIALVREKILKGVWGENYFGDVKIVDVNIRRLRMKVEDEPSHPTHIMTVWGYGYRWEE, from the coding sequence ATGGTCAAGGTACTTGTTGTGGAGGACGAAGCCAGCATCCGCGAGATGATCGCGCTGAACCTGCGGCGGGCCGGGATGGAGGCCGTGGAGGCCGACAGCGCCGAGGCTGCGCTCCCGCTGCTGGAGCAGAGACCGGGCTGCGATGCGGCCATTCTGGATGTGATGCTGCCCGGCATGAACGGCTTCTCGCTCTGCGAGACCATCCGCCGCACCGACCAGAAGATCGGCATCATCATTCTCAGCGCCAAAGGGCAGGAGCAGGATAAGATCCGCGGCCTGTCCATCGGTGCCGACGACTATATGACCAAGCCGTTCAGCGTCAGCGAGCTGCTGGCCCGCGTGGAGGCGCTCTGCCGCCGTGTGAACCGCTCGACGGGCGGAGAGAACGGAAAGGAAGCTGCCCCCGCCGCCCTCGTCAGCGGCGATTTCGTGCTGGACGAGAACCGCCGTGTCCTGCTCAAGGCGGGCCGCCCCATCGAGCTGACGCAGGTGGAGTTCCAGATCATGGAGCTGTTCTTCCACAACCCCGGCATCGCGTTGGTGCGGGAAAAGATCCTCAAGGGCGTCTGGGGCGAAAACTACTTCGGCGACGTGAAGATCGTGGATGTGAACATCCGCCGCCTGCGGATGAAGGTGGAGGATGAGCCGAGCCACCCGACCCACATCATGACGGTGTGGGGCTACGGCTACCGGTGGGAAGAATGA
- the rplQ gene encoding 50S ribosomal protein L17, with protein MPGTRKLGRTSDSRNAMMRAMVTYLLENGKIETTVTRAKDVRSMAEKMISLGKASDLHTKRQVYAYITKEDVAKKLFDEISPKYADRNGGYTRIIKIGARRGDAAEMAVLELV; from the coding sequence ATGCCCGGTACCAGAAAGCTCGGTAGAACCAGCGACAGCCGCAACGCTATGATGCGCGCCATGGTTACCTACCTGTTGGAGAATGGCAAGATTGAGACCACTGTCACTCGCGCTAAGGACGTTCGTTCCATGGCCGAGAAGATGATCAGCCTTGGCAAGGCAAGCGACCTGCACACCAAGCGTCAGGTGTATGCCTACATCACCAAGGAAGATGTTGCAAAGAAGCTGTTTGATGAGATCAGCCCCAAGTACGCTGACCGCAACGGCGGCTACACCCGCATCATCAAGATCGGCGCTCGCCGCGGCGACGCTGCTGAGATGGCAGTTCTGGAGCTCGTCTGA
- the rimO gene encoding 30S ribosomal protein S12 methylthiotransferase RimO, whose amino-acid sequence MKIACISLGCPKNQVDLDGMVHILLSAGHETVAELGEADVILVNTCGFIESAKTEAIENILEACSYKQQNPDLKVIVTGCLAERYRSQIEEEIPEVDAVVGCASNKAIDSIVARLFNGEDHLESYGLKKDFPLGGKRVIGTPAHYAYLKIAEGCNNRCHYCAIPGIRGPLRSRDMADCVAEARWLAGEGVKELIIVAQDPTAYGEDWGKPGSICELLDQLNKVQGIEWIRIMYAYPERITDAFIAAMKRNEKVLPYLDLPIQHCNDVILKNMNRRSNRAELLDVIGKLRREIPGITLRTTLIAGFPGETEEQFEDLCNFVKEVQFDRLGCFAYSAEENTVAARMDGQIEQEVKEKRAELVMQIQTGIMAQKQAAKVGQTVRVICDGIDDESGLYLCRTAADAPEVDGNVCVSSEEPLYPGAFYDILVDDSDLYDLYGTVEK is encoded by the coding sequence ATGAAAATTGCATGTATTTCCCTTGGCTGCCCGAAGAACCAGGTCGATCTGGACGGCATGGTCCACATCCTGCTGTCTGCCGGGCACGAGACCGTGGCCGAGCTGGGTGAGGCCGACGTCATTCTGGTCAACACCTGCGGCTTTATCGAGAGCGCCAAGACCGAGGCCATCGAAAACATCCTCGAAGCCTGCTCCTACAAGCAGCAGAACCCCGATCTGAAGGTCATCGTCACCGGCTGCCTGGCCGAGCGCTACCGCAGCCAGATCGAGGAGGAGATCCCCGAAGTGGACGCCGTGGTCGGCTGCGCCTCCAACAAGGCCATTGACTCCATCGTGGCCCGCCTGTTCAACGGCGAGGACCACCTCGAAAGCTACGGCCTGAAGAAGGACTTCCCGCTGGGCGGCAAGCGTGTCATCGGCACCCCCGCCCACTATGCGTACTTAAAGATCGCCGAAGGCTGCAACAACCGCTGCCACTACTGCGCCATCCCCGGCATCCGCGGCCCGCTGCGCAGCCGTGACATGGCCGACTGCGTGGCCGAGGCCCGCTGGCTGGCCGGTGAGGGCGTCAAGGAGCTTATCATCGTGGCGCAGGACCCCACCGCCTATGGCGAGGACTGGGGCAAGCCGGGCAGCATCTGCGAGCTGCTGGATCAGCTGAACAAGGTCCAGGGCATCGAGTGGATCCGCATCATGTACGCCTACCCGGAGCGGATCACCGATGCGTTTATTGCCGCCATGAAGCGGAACGAGAAGGTCCTGCCTTATCTCGACCTGCCCATCCAGCACTGCAACGATGTCATCCTCAAGAACATGAACCGCCGCTCCAACCGTGCGGAGCTGCTGGACGTCATCGGCAAGCTGCGCCGCGAGATTCCCGGCATCACCCTGCGCACCACCCTGATCGCAGGCTTCCCCGGCGAGACCGAGGAGCAGTTCGAAGACCTGTGCAACTTCGTCAAGGAAGTGCAGTTCGACCGTCTGGGCTGCTTTGCCTACTCGGCTGAGGAAAACACCGTGGCCGCCCGCATGGACGGCCAGATCGAGCAGGAGGTCAAGGAGAAGCGCGCCGAGCTGGTGATGCAGATCCAGACCGGCATCATGGCCCAGAAGCAGGCGGCCAAGGTAGGCCAGACCGTCCGCGTCATCTGCGACGGCATCGACGACGAGAGCGGCCTGTACCTCTGCCGCACCGCAGCCGACGCCCCCGAAGTGGACGGCAACGTCTGCGTTTCCAGTGAAGAGCCGCTGTATCCCGGCGCATTCTATGATATCCTGGTGGACGACAGCGACCTTTACGATCTGTATGGTACTGTCGAAAAATAA
- a CDS encoding regulatory protein RecX produces the protein MAWYRGARRPLDEAEKSTDAAKARARAMELLAGQELSSGGLYERLNRRFAGQTAAAVVAEMVEREYVNDARYAETRAHGLLAAKKSRRAAAQNLRQKGLSAPQIEQALDTVYAADETGEDPELEAAAALVASRYRKKLEAGRRDLVVAALMRRGFAYPVIRDAIQRVEQE, from the coding sequence ATGGCATGGTACCGTGGAGCCCGCCGCCCGCTGGACGAGGCGGAAAAATCCACCGATGCGGCCAAGGCCCGTGCCCGCGCGATGGAGCTGCTGGCTGGGCAGGAGCTGTCCTCCGGCGGCCTCTACGAGCGGCTGAACCGCCGCTTTGCCGGGCAGACGGCTGCCGCCGTGGTGGCTGAGATGGTGGAGCGGGAGTATGTCAACGATGCGCGCTATGCCGAGACCCGCGCCCACGGCTTGCTGGCGGCGAAAAAAAGCCGCCGCGCTGCCGCACAGAACCTGCGGCAGAAGGGCCTGAGCGCCCCGCAGATCGAACAGGCGCTGGACACGGTCTATGCCGCCGACGAGACCGGGGAAGACCCGGAGCTGGAAGCCGCCGCCGCGCTGGTGGCCAGCCGCTACCGCAAAAAACTGGAAGCCGGACGCCGCGACCTCGTGGTGGCCGCTCTGATGCGCCGGGGCTTTGCCTACCCGGTCATCCGGGACGCGATCCAGCGCGTGGAACAGGAATAA
- a CDS encoding DNA-directed RNA polymerase subunit alpha, with amino-acid sequence MMEIERPKIETASLSPDGRYGRFVAEPLERGFGITLGNSLRRVLLSSLPGVAVTSVKIDGVVHEFSTIEGVKEDVTEIVLNLKGIAAKLYTDGPKTVRVEAVGPCEVTADNIKQGDDIEILNPEWHIATLGEGGKLVMELTFDKGRGYVPAERNKQAIVEKNDINTLPVDSIYTPVLKVNYNVENTRVGQAIDYDKLTIEVWTDGTINAQEAVSLAARVLTEHLNLFVNLSDEAAGTEIMVEKTNDDKEKALEMTIEELDLSVRSFNCLKRAGINTVEDLVSKSEDEMMKVRNLGRKSLEEVMAKLDSLGFKLNTDDE; translated from the coding sequence ATGATGGAGATTGAACGTCCCAAAATCGAAACGGCAAGCCTGTCCCCGGATGGCCGCTACGGCAGATTCGTCGCGGAGCCCCTGGAACGTGGCTTTGGCATCACACTGGGCAACAGCCTGCGTCGTGTGCTTCTTTCCTCTCTGCCCGGTGTCGCCGTGACCAGCGTCAAGATCGACGGCGTGGTCCACGAGTTCTCCACCATTGAGGGCGTCAAGGAAGACGTTACCGAAATTGTCCTGAACCTGAAGGGTATTGCTGCAAAGCTGTACACCGATGGTCCGAAGACAGTGCGTGTTGAGGCAGTGGGCCCCTGTGAGGTCACCGCTGACAACATCAAGCAGGGCGACGATATTGAGATCCTGAACCCTGAATGGCACATTGCGACCCTGGGCGAGGGCGGCAAGCTCGTCATGGAGCTCACCTTCGATAAGGGCCGCGGCTATGTGCCCGCAGAGCGCAATAAGCAGGCCATCGTCGAGAAGAACGACATCAACACTCTTCCCGTCGATAGCATTTACACCCCTGTTCTCAAGGTGAATTACAATGTTGAGAACACCCGTGTTGGCCAGGCAATCGATTATGACAAGCTGACCATTGAGGTTTGGACCGATGGCACGATCAATGCGCAGGAGGCCGTTTCTCTGGCTGCCCGCGTGCTGACCGAGCACCTGAACCTGTTCGTCAACCTGTCCGATGAGGCCGCTGGCACCGAGATCATGGTGGAGAAGACCAACGACGACAAGGAGAAGGCTCTGGAGATGACCATCGAAGAGCTGGATCTGAGCGTCCGTTCCTTCAACTGCCTGAAGCGTGCCGGTATCAACACGGTCGAGGATCTGGTCAGCAAGAGCGAGGACGAAATGATGAAGGTTCGCAACCTCGGCCGCAAGAGCCTGGAGGAAGTCATGGCGAAGCTGGACTCCCTCGGCTTCAAGCTGAACACAGACGATGAATAA
- the rpsK gene encoding 30S ribosomal protein S11, with the protein MASANNAKKGANVRMKRKERKNIAAGQAHIQSTFNNTVVTITDLQGNAVSWCSSGSLNFRGSRKSTPFAAQSAAETAAKVAIEHGMKTVEVYVKGPGAGRESAIRALQATGLEVTLIKDVTPIPHNGCRPPKRRRV; encoded by the coding sequence ATGGCAAGTGCAAATAATGCCAAGAAGGGCGCAAATGTCCGCATGAAGCGGAAAGAGCGCAAGAATATTGCTGCTGGTCAGGCTCATATCCAGTCTACCTTCAACAATACCGTTGTTACCATCACCGACCTGCAGGGTAATGCAGTGTCCTGGTGCTCCTCTGGCTCCCTGAACTTCCGTGGCAGCCGCAAGAGCACTCCGTTTGCAGCCCAGTCTGCTGCTGAGACCGCAGCAAAGGTCGCAATCGAGCATGGCATGAAGACCGTTGAGGTCTACGTCAAGGGCCCCGGCGCTGGCCGTGAGTCCGCTATCCGTGCACTTCAGGCTACCGGCCTGGAAGTCACCCTGATCAAGGACGTGACTCCCATCCCCCACAACGGCTGCCGTCCCCCGAAGCGCCGTCGTGTCTGA
- a CDS encoding sensor histidine kinase: protein MRSGITRRWLRGSLMLTVLLLILVEGMFLYSCSRNYYNSVQQTMYRRFSSVNGQLKMYTGDTAQKTAANRSVALRRMVEQFSDKDKYEFMLLDSYGGVIASSSGTDAEGILSSVDFERAQENADGMGMAIYRTASNEMVMAVCCLVPYAAEDVAAMRLVTSLTLIQNQMKSVFLISIVVVVVILGFTVASGLYFVRSIVVPLGQVERTAASIARGELDVRLPVTGDSRDEVDRLRGTINQMAEGLEETEKMKNEFISSVSHELRTPLTSIRGWVETLRTLDDPEDENYRKGLEIINNETARLYNMVEELLDFSRLQNGRLKMDCRLLDLVAELTDAVLFCEARIQREGLLLSYNEPEEMIPVYADPDRLRQVFINILDNAIKYSAPGGRITVKIWQGEYKAFIEIIDQGRGIPPEDLENVKTKFYKGSNSVRGSGIGLALVDSIMTALDGTLDLKSTLGRGTVVTLGLPLYKR, encoded by the coding sequence GTGAGAAGCGGAATCACGAGGCGATGGCTGCGGGGCAGCCTGATGCTGACGGTGTTGCTGTTGATACTGGTCGAAGGCATGTTCCTGTACAGCTGCTCACGCAACTACTACAACAGCGTCCAGCAGACGATGTACCGCCGCTTTTCCTCGGTGAACGGCCAGCTGAAGATGTACACCGGCGACACAGCCCAGAAAACTGCCGCCAACCGCAGCGTGGCCCTGCGCCGGATGGTAGAGCAGTTCTCCGATAAGGACAAATACGAGTTTATGCTGCTGGACAGCTACGGCGGCGTCATCGCATCATCCAGCGGCACCGATGCCGAGGGCATCCTGAGCAGTGTTGACTTTGAGCGGGCGCAGGAGAACGCCGACGGCATGGGGATGGCCATCTATCGCACCGCCAGCAATGAGATGGTCATGGCCGTCTGCTGTCTGGTGCCCTATGCAGCCGAAGACGTGGCGGCCATGCGGCTCGTCACGAGCCTGACCCTCATCCAGAACCAGATGAAAAGCGTCTTCCTCATCAGCATCGTGGTGGTGGTGGTCATTCTGGGCTTTACGGTGGCGTCCGGTCTGTATTTCGTGCGCAGCATCGTGGTCCCGCTGGGGCAGGTGGAGCGCACCGCCGCCAGCATCGCGCGGGGAGAACTGGACGTCCGCCTGCCCGTGACCGGCGACAGCCGCGACGAGGTGGACCGCCTGCGCGGCACCATCAACCAGATGGCCGAGGGGCTGGAAGAGACCGAGAAGATGAAGAATGAGTTCATCAGCTCGGTGTCCCATGAGCTGCGCACACCGCTGACCTCCATCCGGGGCTGGGTGGAAACGCTGCGCACCCTCGACGACCCGGAGGACGAGAATTACCGCAAAGGCTTGGAGATCATCAACAACGAGACGGCCCGCCTGTACAACATGGTGGAGGAGCTGCTGGATTTCAGCCGCCTGCAGAACGGCCGCCTGAAGATGGATTGCCGCCTGCTGGACCTTGTGGCCGAGCTGACGGACGCCGTCCTCTTCTGCGAGGCCCGCATCCAGCGGGAGGGGCTGCTGCTCTCCTACAACGAGCCGGAGGAGATGATCCCCGTCTATGCCGACCCGGACCGCCTGCGGCAGGTGTTCATCAACATCCTGGACAATGCCATCAAGTATTCGGCCCCCGGCGGGCGCATCACCGTGAAAATCTGGCAGGGTGAGTATAAGGCCTTCATCGAGATCATCGACCAGGGCCGGGGCATCCCGCCGGAAGACCTGGAAAACGTGAAGACCAAGTTCTACAAGGGCAGCAACTCGGTGCGCGGCAGCGGCATCGGTCTGGCGCTGGTGGATTCCATCATGACGGCGCTGGACGGCACGCTCGACCTCAAGAGTACCCTGGGCCGGGGCACCGTGGTCACGCTGGGCCTGCCCCTTTATAAGCGCTGA
- the rpsD gene encoding 30S ribosomal protein S4, translated as MAKNTQPIAKRCKALGISPAVMGYAKKNTTRNSNGNMRKKQSEYASQLKEKQKVKFIYGVLEKQFHNAYLRAEAMPGKTGENLLQLMERRLDNVVFRLGFAQTRRDARQLVSHAHFTVNGKKVNIPSYQIKAGDVIEVRESSRSSAKFAKLTGPEAPVVALPSWLDREAGTLKGVVTKLPERSDIDYEVAEHLIVELYSK; from the coding sequence ATGGCAAAGAATACGCAGCCTATCGCAAAGCGTTGCAAGGCCCTGGGCATTTCTCCTGCGGTCATGGGCTATGCAAAGAAGAATACCACCCGCAACTCCAATGGCAACATGCGCAAGAAGCAGTCTGAGTACGCTTCTCAGCTGAAGGAAAAGCAGAAGGTCAAGTTCATCTACGGCGTTCTGGAAAAGCAGTTCCACAATGCTTACCTGCGTGCTGAGGCAATGCCCGGCAAGACCGGTGAGAACCTGCTCCAGCTCATGGAGCGCCGCCTGGACAACGTCGTGTTCCGCCTGGGCTTTGCTCAGACCCGCCGCGACGCCCGCCAGCTGGTGAGCCACGCTCACTTCACCGTCAATGGCAAGAAGGTCAACATCCCCTCTTACCAGATCAAGGCCGGTGACGTGATCGAGGTCCGTGAGTCCAGCCGTTCTTCTGCAAAGTTCGCAAAGCTGACTGGCCCTGAGGCTCCCGTCGTGGCTCTGCCTTCCTGGCTGGACCGCGAGGCCGGCACCCTGAAGGGCGTCGTCACCAAGCTCCCTGAGCGCAGCGACATCGACTACGAAGTTGCAGAGCACCTCATCGTCGAGCTGTACTCCAAGTAA
- a CDS encoding DUF1385 domain-containing protein has translation MNQPKQERFKTSVGGQALMEGIMMRGPKNICCAVRKPDGTIETKIEPTPTHGIWTKIPLVRGAISMVESLIMGYRYMMYSAQVSMGDDYDPEEEETAFEKWVGDHLGKKAEDILLGAAAVLGGLFAILLFTVLPTVLVGGVNRLLPLGRWSKVILEAVLKVAIFLSYMVAISKMKEIHRVFEYHGAEHKTIACYEAGDALTVENVRKYTRFHPRCGTSFLILVVIVSVFLYSVLPWSSTGLRVVFKLLLLPVVMGISYELLKWCGRSDNLATRIIRQPGIWVQHLTVFEPDDSMIEVAIAAVTPVLPEDPEDGRW, from the coding sequence ATGAATCAACCAAAACAGGAACGTTTCAAAACAAGCGTGGGCGGGCAGGCCCTGATGGAAGGCATCATGATGCGCGGCCCGAAGAACATCTGCTGCGCGGTGCGCAAGCCGGACGGCACCATTGAGACAAAGATCGAGCCGACCCCAACCCACGGCATCTGGACGAAGATCCCCCTCGTGCGGGGGGCCATCTCGATGGTGGAGAGCCTCATCATGGGCTACCGGTACATGATGTATTCCGCACAGGTGAGCATGGGCGACGACTACGACCCCGAAGAGGAGGAGACCGCCTTTGAAAAATGGGTGGGCGACCACCTGGGCAAAAAGGCCGAGGATATCCTGCTGGGCGCTGCCGCCGTGCTGGGCGGACTGTTCGCCATCCTGCTGTTCACGGTGCTGCCGACCGTTCTGGTGGGCGGCGTCAATCGGCTGCTCCCGCTGGGCCGGTGGAGCAAAGTCATCCTCGAAGCGGTCCTGAAGGTGGCCATCTTCCTGAGCTATATGGTCGCCATCTCCAAAATGAAGGAGATCCACCGCGTGTTCGAGTACCACGGGGCCGAGCACAAGACCATCGCCTGTTATGAGGCAGGGGATGCGCTCACCGTGGAGAACGTCCGCAAATACACCCGCTTCCACCCCCGCTGCGGCACCAGCTTTCTGATCCTGGTCGTCATCGTCAGCGTCTTCCTGTACAGTGTGCTGCCCTGGTCCAGCACCGGGCTGCGGGTGGTGTTCAAACTGCTGCTCCTGCCGGTGGTCATGGGCATCAGCTACGAGCTGCTGAAGTGGTGCGGCCGATCTGACAACCTTGCCACCCGCATCATCCGACAGCCCGGCATCTGGGTGCAGCATCTGACCGTGTTCGAGCCGGACGACAGCATGATCGAAGTGGCCATTGCGGCGGTGACGCCCGTCCTGCCCGAAGACCCGGAGGACGGCAGATGGTGA
- the infA gene encoding translation initiation factor IF-1 — translation MSKEDVIEIEGIVREAMPNAIFKVEMLSEDKNTGKLTPSGHILLAHISGKLRTNFIRILPGDKVTVEMSPYDLSKGRITWRSK, via the coding sequence TTGTCTAAAGAAGACGTTATCGAAATCGAAGGCATTGTGCGTGAAGCCATGCCCAACGCCATCTTTAAGGTGGAAATGTTGAGCGAGGATAAGAACACCGGGAAGCTCACTCCCAGCGGGCACATCCTCTTAGCGCACATCTCCGGCAAGCTCCGGACCAATTTCATCCGTATCCTGCCCGGGGACAAGGTCACCGTAGAAATGTCGCCCTACGATCTTTCGAAGGGCCGCATCACCTGGCGCTCCAAATAA
- the rpsM gene encoding 30S ribosomal protein S13, translating into MARIAGVDLPREKRVQVGLTYVYGIGQTTANKILEATGINPDTRVKDLTLEEEAKIRDYIDQANIIVEGDLRRNVALDIKRLVEIQSFRGTRHRKNLPCRGQRTKTNARTCKGPKRTVANKKK; encoded by the coding sequence ATGGCACGTATTGCCGGCGTTGACCTGCCCCGCGAGAAGCGCGTTCAGGTGGGTCTCACCTACGTTTACGGTATCGGTCAGACCACTGCTAACAAGATCCTGGAAGCAACTGGCATCAACCCCGATACCCGCGTCAAGGACCTGACTCTGGAAGAAGAGGCTAAGATCCGTGACTACATCGATCAGGCAAACATCATCGTTGAGGGCGACCTGCGCCGCAACGTTGCTCTGGACATCAAGCGCCTGGTCGAGATCCAGTCCTTCCGTGGCACCCGCCATCGCAAGAATCTGCCCTGCCGTGGCCAGCGCACCAAGACCAATGCACGTACCTGCAAGGGCCCGAAGCGCACGGTCGCTAACAAGAAGAAGTAA
- the rpmJ gene encoding 50S ribosomal protein L36 yields the protein MKVKPSVKPICEKCKVIRRKGRVMVICQNPKHKQRQG from the coding sequence ATGAAGGTCAAGCCTTCCGTGAAACCCATCTGCGAAAAGTGCAAGGTCATCCGCCGCAAAGGCCGCGTGATGGTCATCTGCCAGAACCCCAAGCATAAGCAGCGCCAGGGCTAA
- the prmC gene encoding peptide chain release factor N(5)-glutamine methyltransferase, translated as MVNEGILPRAALRQVEARLTEAGCPDADFDAAELFRLAVGADARLATAPLTAAQAAQLEALTARRADREPLQYLCGSWPFLDFELAVGPGVLCPRADTEVVAEAAAELLRGVPHPKVLDLCAGTGCLGLGVQRFCPAAEVTSLEKSPAAFAYLTRNAHLPNGLHLTPVQGDLFTYWETLPEGELDLIVSNPPYLTAAEMGQLQPEVAQEPAMALAAGEDGLVFYRALAEHYQRALRPGGALALEIGWQQREAVTALLEANGWVGIACRKDYGGNDRAVTARKPCK; from the coding sequence ATGGTGAACGAAGGCATCCTGCCCCGCGCGGCGCTGCGGCAGGTGGAGGCCCGGCTCACCGAGGCGGGCTGCCCCGATGCCGATTTTGATGCCGCCGAACTCTTCCGGCTGGCGGTGGGCGCAGACGCCCGGCTGGCCACGGCTCCGCTGACCGCCGCACAGGCGGCGCAGCTGGAAGCCCTGACCGCCCGCCGTGCCGACCGTGAGCCGCTGCAATACCTCTGCGGCAGCTGGCCGTTCCTCGACTTTGAGCTGGCGGTGGGGCCCGGTGTGCTCTGCCCCCGTGCCGATACCGAAGTGGTGGCCGAGGCCGCCGCTGAACTGCTGCGGGGCGTCCCGCACCCGAAGGTGCTGGACCTCTGCGCCGGGACCGGCTGTCTGGGCCTGGGCGTCCAGCGGTTCTGCCCGGCGGCAGAGGTGACGAGCCTGGAAAAAAGCCCGGCGGCGTTTGCGTATCTGACCCGGAATGCCCACCTGCCCAATGGGCTGCATCTGACCCCGGTGCAGGGAGACCTGTTCACCTATTGGGAGACTCTGCCGGAAGGGGAGCTGGACCTCATCGTGTCCAACCCGCCCTACCTGACCGCGGCCGAGATGGGGCAGCTACAGCCCGAAGTGGCACAGGAACCGGCCATGGCGCTGGCAGCGGGGGAGGACGGCCTTGTATTTTACCGTGCCCTCGCGGAACACTACCAGAGAGCGCTCCGCCCCGGCGGTGCACTGGCGCTGGAGATCGGCTGGCAGCAGCGGGAAGCCGTCACGGCCCTGCTGGAAGCAAACGGCTGGGTCGGGATCGCCTGCCGGAAGGACTACGGCGGCAACGACCGGGCCGTCACCGCAAGAAAACCCTGCAAGTGA
- the recA gene encoding recombinase RecA yields the protein MAAKNQNTVVTATQKTEPGAKKDALATALAQIEKQFGKGAVMKLGDNAAMQVEAISTGSLGLDMALGVGGVPRGRIVEVYGPESSGKTTLALHILAEAQKQGGEVAFIDVEHALDPVYAEALGVDINNLLVSQPDTGEQAMEICEALVRSGAIDAIVVDSVAAMVPRAEIEGEMGDSHVGLQARLMSQAMRKLTSVIGKTNTVCVFINQLREKVGVVYGNPEVTTGGRALKYYSSVRIDIRRVEGLKDSSGQFIGNHTRAKIVKNKVAPPFREAEFDIMFGEGISKMSELIDLGVKLGIVQKSGAWFNYGDIRLGQGRDNAKQFLRDNPELANDIEGQIRANADKLYATRRTAKAAAAAPDAGSKAESAPAKEPVVKAPVRSSESELDIMVEE from the coding sequence ATGGCAGCAAAGAATCAGAACACGGTCGTCACCGCGACCCAGAAGACCGAGCCGGGTGCCAAGAAGGACGCGCTGGCGACCGCGCTGGCCCAGATCGAAAAGCAGTTCGGCAAGGGTGCCGTCATGAAGCTGGGCGACAATGCCGCCATGCAGGTGGAAGCCATCTCCACCGGCAGCCTGGGTCTGGATATGGCATTGGGCGTGGGCGGTGTGCCGCGCGGCCGCATCGTCGAGGTGTACGGCCCGGAATCCAGCGGTAAGACCACGCTGGCCCTGCACATCCTGGCCGAGGCTCAGAAGCAGGGCGGCGAGGTCGCCTTCATCGACGTCGAGCACGCGCTGGACCCCGTGTATGCCGAGGCACTGGGCGTGGACATCAACAACCTGCTGGTCAGCCAGCCGGACACCGGTGAGCAGGCCATGGAGATCTGCGAGGCGCTGGTCCGTTCCGGTGCCATCGACGCCATCGTCGTGGACTCGGTCGCCGCCATGGTCCCCCGCGCCGAGATCGAGGGCGAGATGGGCGACAGCCACGTCGGCCTGCAGGCCCGCCTGATGAGCCAGGCCATGCGCAAACTGACCAGCGTCATTGGCAAGACCAACACGGTCTGCGTCTTCATCAACCAGCTGCGTGAGAAGGTCGGCGTCGTCTACGGCAACCCCGAAGTCACCACCGGCGGCCGTGCGCTGAAGTATTATTCCTCGGTGCGCATCGACATCCGCCGTGTGGAGGGCCTGAAGGACTCCTCCGGCCAGTTCATCGGCAACCACACCCGTGCCAAGATCGTGAAGAACAAGGTGGCCCCTCCGTTCCGTGAGGCCGAGTTCGACATCATGTTCGGCGAGGGCATTTCCAAGATGAGCGAACTCATTGATCTGGGCGTCAAGCTGGGCATCGTCCAGAAAAGCGGCGCATGGTTCAACTATGGCGATATCCGCCTGGGTCAGGGCCGCGACAACGCCAAACAGTTCCTGCGGGACAATCCGGAGCTGGCCAACGACATCGAGGGCCAGATCCGCGCCAATGCCGACAAGCTCTATGCCACCCGCCGCACCGCAAAGGCAGCCGCTGCTGCACCGGACGCCGGCAGCAAGGCCGAGTCCGCCCCGGCTAAGGAGCCGGTGGTCAAGGCTCCCGTCCGCAGCAGCGAGAGCGAACTGGACATCATGGTGGAAGAGTAA